The Methanobacterium sp. genome includes the window TCAGAAGGTTCTGGAATTGTGGTTGGGAAAAACACCAATATAAAGAACATAGAAGATCTTAGAGGAAAGACCATAGCCATACCCATGCTTGGAAGTATACAGGATGTCCTTCTAAAAGACGCATTAGCAAAAAACAATATTAGTCCTGAGGAGGTTAACATAATAGAATTAGAAGTGCCCCTCATGCCAAAAGCCCTACAGGCAGGAGAGATCGATGGTTTCATTGCATGGGAGCCCTATGTATCGACAGCTAAACTTGAAGGACATGGTGATGTGTTGATGTACTCTGGAGAAATCTGGAAAGATCATCCCTGCTGTGTTGTAATTGCAACAGATGATTTCAAAAAAAACAGCCCTGATGCCTTAAAAAAATTCTTGAAAGTCCATGCTGAGGCAACAGATTACGTAAATACCCACAAGGACGAAGCAGCTACTATCCAATCTGAAAAACTTGGAACAGATGTAAATGTTGAAAAAGAAGCGCTAAAGCGCATGAAATTCGAGGCCATACCAACAGATGAGTTTATAGAGAATGTGCTGAAGTTTGTTCAAATCCAAAGGCAGCTTGGATACGTAAAAAATGAGCATACAAAAGAAAACATCTTCGATTTGGGGTATCTTCCAACCCCATAATAAGAAACCTTTATGAGGGCCTTCATTCAAAGATTGATCAACCTATTAAGAAGATTATGAAGGGTTGATCAACAACCCATTTTTTTATTTAGTTTTTGGAGGAGGATGCTTGAGAAAAGTCATAATATCACTTGCTGTACCAGTTACTATAATAATACTATGGTCATTTTTAACTTTCCTGAATTTTGTACCTTCTTACATCCTTCCAACACCATATGAGGTCTTAACATCATTTTTTGAGCTTCTTGTAAGTGGTGAACTGTTTATTGACATGGTTAGCACAATAATAAGAATCATAGTTGGTTTTCTCATAGCTGCTGCAGTTGCAATACCTATAGGAATTGGAATAGGATGGTCAAAGGAAATTGAAACTCTTTTAAATTCTGTAATTCAAATTTTACGTCCCATACCTCCTCTTGCATGGATACCCTTTGCTCTGCTCTGGTTTGGATTGGGGCTTCAATCAGAAGTTTTTATCATATTCATCGGCGCATTTTTTCCTATACTGCTCAACACAATAGATGGTGTGAAGGGAGTTGAAAAGGTATTTATAGAGGCCGCATATACTCTTGGAGCCAGTGAACGTCAGCTTTTAAGTAATGTAGTATTACCTGCATCATTACCCGGCATATTCACCGGCTTGAGGATTGGAATTGGAATTGGATTTATGAGTTCTATAGCTGCCGAAATGATAGCTGCAAAGTCTGGTTTAGGTTATCTTATCATGAAAGCTATGCGCCTTATTGACACCGGAGACGTCATTGTAGGCATGCTTACAATCGGAGTAATAGGATTTGTAATTAACCTCCTCTTCAAAAAAGCAGAGGATCGATACATTTTATGGAGAGGAAAATATGTCTAAGATAACCATAAAAAATGTTTCAAAAAGATTTGTAAGTAAAGAAAAGGCCATCAAAGCCCTTGATACTATTAACTTAGAGGTGGAAGAAGGTGAGTTTCTTTGTATTGTTGGGCCGTCTGGTTGTGGAAAGACCACACTGCTTCGAATAATCGCCGGCTTAGATAAACCAACTACAGGAGAAATATCCATAGATGGAAGAGTTATAGAAGGTCCAGGGTATGACCGTGGACTTGTATTTCAGCAATATTCTCTTTTTCCATGGAGAAGTGTGATTGAAAA containing:
- a CDS encoding ABC transporter substrate-binding protein, which gives rise to MKKKLALILVLLIAAAIGYGAYSYYTAPKETIVIGHLPSDHHAALFVAEKKGMFDREGIKIEMVEFKAGPELVKAAGTGAIDIGYVGVPPAIMAIDRKIPVKIVASAQSEGSGIVVGKNTNIKNIEDLRGKTIAIPMLGSIQDVLLKDALAKNNISPEEVNIIELEVPLMPKALQAGEIDGFIAWEPYVSTAKLEGHGDVLMYSGEIWKDHPCCVVIATDDFKKNSPDALKKFLKVHAEATDYVNTHKDEAATIQSEKLGTDVNVEKEALKRMKFEAIPTDEFIENVLKFVQIQRQLGYVKNEHTKENIFDLGYLPTP
- a CDS encoding ABC transporter permease; translation: MRKVIISLAVPVTIIILWSFLTFLNFVPSYILPTPYEVLTSFFELLVSGELFIDMVSTIIRIIVGFLIAAAVAIPIGIGIGWSKEIETLLNSVIQILRPIPPLAWIPFALLWFGLGLQSEVFIIFIGAFFPILLNTIDGVKGVEKVFIEAAYTLGASERQLLSNVVLPASLPGIFTGLRIGIGIGFMSSIAAEMIAAKSGLGYLIMKAMRLIDTGDVIVGMLTIGVIGFVINLLFKKAEDRYILWRGKYV